A stretch of DNA from Gimesia chilikensis:
TGTTTTTTCTCAGCCCGTTCTGCCAGAAACGTTTTCAGCTTTGATTTCTCGATTTTTTTGGTCATCAATGCCAACCTGTTTATTTATCGCATGCGAATGCGGAACCAGTTTGATTCGCCAGTTCCCATTATTCGCCGTTCGCGCTGGTTTATGGGCGTTTTTCTTCAACTGAGACAAAAAATGATCATAAAGAAAAGCAACCCCTGATCAGTGAATATAGCGAATCCGGGAGAAATCTGGAATGCGGATGTGTCCGATATGATTCCCGAATTTGACTTCCCCTTGCCGGGAGGGGAGATGTACCAGAAAAGGCTTACCCAGCAGGTACTTGCGATCCATTTTGCCATCCGCCCAACTCCGGCTGTCCAGCGAGACCGGGCTGTTATCTCCCAGTACGAAATAGCTGCGTTCGTCAAGCTCGTAGGGCTCCTCTACGCCGTGTAATCCCTTGCCGCGGGTGTAGTGAATATCCCGAAATAACTTCAGGTCCGCCACCTGGACTCGCGCTCCCTGACAGCCAAAGCGAACCGGTTCGCGGATCTCCTTCCGCGGGGTGCTACTCTCAGAGAAAAGCAGTGGCTGATAGAGCAGCTTTCCATCGACAGCGCACAGAACCTGGCGATCCATGACGGACATCTCGAGCCGTACGGGGCCGGAACGGAACGCGTCATGCAGGGGTTCGCTGCGGAGTGGCTGCTGCTGGTCGTCGACCCAGAGAGACACCTGCTGCTGGGCGAAGTCGATCAGCGTACGAAACTGATGCTGTCCATTCTGCATTTCGACCGCGAAGGCCCCTTCCCTCCCGGAGACCTGCAGCTGACACTCAAACATAAAGTCATGCACGGGAATCGCTTTCTGATTCTCCACGCCCGAATTATAAGCGTAATCATCGACGACCGGAGCCACATGCGATTTCTCATACAACAGTGCCAACGCATAACGGAACTCTTCATCTTCAGACTGGTTTAACCACCGTTGACAGTCATCGGGGGAGAGCGCGCCATGACAGGTGAGCTGCTGTTTCTGTTCATCGTAGTGCACCGCGCCGATTACCGGTTCCGGCGGATCCACTTCTGCGGGCCAGGCTTCCAGCGGGACGCTTGTTTCGTGGTGCCCCCCCTGTCGGATCCAGTGCTGGTATTTCACCCACGACCAGTGTGATTCCGCGAGGGGATTGTCCTGATCGGCGGTATGCACAAAGCCGTGCTCACGAGGCGACCAGTGGTTGCTCTGCCCACCGGCGTCGTCTTCCTGTTCCACGGGAATGAAACGGGGCTGGAAAAAGTCATCATCCTGGGGTTGATAGCGATTGTCATAAACAAGCTGCCGTACCGCGCGTTGTGTTTTCAACTCTTTCCGCTGTATCTCACCGTTGACGTAGAGATCCCCCTGCTTGACCTGCACCTTTTCCCCGGGCAGTCCCACAACCCGTTTGACATAAGCCTGGGTTGGTTTGATCGGATTCTGAAACACGACGACCTCCCAGCGGCGGGGTGGTTTGAGATAGTAGGCGTGTTTGAAGACCAGCAGTTGATCGCCTTCGTTGCGGGGCACGTGGGTCAGATCGATGGAATTCGTATTGCAGTTGGGACAGGTTGCGTATTCGCCCACACCCGCGTTGAGATCAGCCTCTCCGGAGGCTCCCTGGAAACGGTTCGCGGAAACCGATTCGTCGTAGGCGACTCCGTAAGTAAACGAATAATCACAGCGGGGGCAGGTTACCTGTTTGTGATAACCCAACAGTGACGGGGCCATCGAGCCCGTTGAGATCATATAACCTTCCGCTTCGAAGGTCCGAAAGAGAATCACGGCGATTGCGAGTGCGACCACAGACTCCACCACCATCCGCATCAGACTGGTTCGCTCGGGAACTTCTTCTGTGCGGGAATCGGTTTGAAGGGATGATTGGTGCATCGCAACTTACAACAGAAGACAGTGAATTCAGCTGAACCCAAGATCCAGCCAGCGGTAATCAGGGGTCTCATTTTAATAGATCCTGCAGGGCTCTGGAAATAGCGGTTCACTGTCTCCCTGCACAGATCACTGCATTTCTTTCGTAGAAACTACGGCGACGATCACCAGCAGCCAATGAGACGAGCATTGCAGCTCTGATCTGACTTTAAAACATGGAATTGAAACCACTTAGCCCACAAAGCAGAACAGCAGCAGCATGCAGATCCAGATCACGCCCAGGAAATGCCAGACGACGGAGCAGGCGTGGACGCCCCAGTGATACTCATGGTCATACTCGTAGAGATAAGCTTTGTAAATCACATAACCGAGTACACCAAAGGCCACGATGAAATGCACCGCGTGCAGCAGCACAAAGGCGAACAGCATGCCGTAGCTGCTGAGGTAGCGATACGAATCCTGGGCCGGGTCGAGTGAGAGCAGCAGTTCGCCGTGCTGTCTTAAGACGTTCATCAGTCCCAGGGTCTGGATCACAAAGAAAGCGCCGCCGAGCAGGAAGGTGAGGTTCAGGCAGTTGCGAAACTGCTGCTGCTTTTCCAGCCGGACGTAATACAGTGAGCGGTGAATGGTAATACTGCCCAGGATCAGCAGCGCGGTGCTCAACCAGAGAATTGGAGGGATTACCAGGTTGATGGGCTGGGATGTCTGAGCCATGCTGGTTCTAACAACCACATAGGCCAGCAGTCCTCCGACGAACAGAACCGCGATGCTGAAGAGGAAGATGGCCAGCCCGAAATCCCGCTGACTGAGTCGGTCGCGGGATGTGAACAACATCGCGCAACGATCACGAATTGAGCGGCTCCGGTAAGTAGGCATGCTGACCTGCCATCGCACTGAAAGCGAAAAACGAAACGTGGAACATCAGAACTGAGCCTCCTGTGGCTCAGTTCTATTTTCTGTCACAGCCCGGGCAAATTCAAGATTACTTCTTATCAGCGGCTGGCTTTTCAGGAGCCGGCTTCGACTCTGCTTCTGGAGCTTTCTCAGCCTTCGCCTCGGGTGCTGCCTTTTTTTCGGCTGCTTCAGGGGCTGCCGCTGGTGCAGCCTGCTCGCCAGCCGGGGCAGCGGGTGCAGCGGGTGCTTCTGCTGCTACAGGCGCGTTATCTTCCTGGAACCCTTTCACGTAATGATCGTACGCGTGCGAGTCGAGGAGGATCATGCAGAGGAAGAAAGCCGCAAAACAGATCGAGAAGAAGAAGGTGATGCGGTTCAATGGTTTATCGTACCAGAGGTGCATGAAGATGAAGACCACCAGGGATGCCTTCGCTGTCGCGATCGCCATGGAGACAATCACATCCACGCTGCCGGTATCGTACTTGGCGGCTTCCACGGTCACGATGGTCAGAAACACCAGGGCCAGGAAGACACCGACCAGCACTTTCACCGGAACGATATGTACGTGGCAGCTCTGAGCTTCTTCTCCGTGAGCATCACTTTC
This window harbors:
- the lepB gene encoding signal peptidase I, encoding MHQSSLQTDSRTEEVPERTSLMRMVVESVVALAIAVILFRTFEAEGYMISTGSMAPSLLGYHKQVTCPRCDYSFTYGVAYDESVSANRFQGASGEADLNAGVGEYATCPNCNTNSIDLTHVPRNEGDQLLVFKHAYYLKPPRRWEVVVFQNPIKPTQAYVKRVVGLPGEKVQVKQGDLYVNGEIQRKELKTQRAVRQLVYDNRYQPQDDDFFQPRFIPVEQEDDAGGQSNHWSPREHGFVHTADQDNPLAESHWSWVKYQHWIRQGGHHETSVPLEAWPAEVDPPEPVIGAVHYDEQKQQLTCHGALSPDDCQRWLNQSEDEEFRYALALLYEKSHVAPVVDDYAYNSGVENQKAIPVHDFMFECQLQVSGREGAFAVEMQNGQHQFRTLIDFAQQQVSLWVDDQQQPLRSEPLHDAFRSGPVRLEMSVMDRQVLCAVDGKLLYQPLLFSESSTPRKEIREPVRFGCQGARVQVADLKLFRDIHYTRGKGLHGVEEPYELDERSYFVLGDNSPVSLDSRSWADGKMDRKYLLGKPFLVHLPSRQGEVKFGNHIGHIRIPDFSRIRYIH
- a CDS encoding heme-copper oxidase subunit III, giving the protein MLFTSRDRLSQRDFGLAIFLFSIAVLFVGGLLAYVVVRTSMAQTSQPINLVIPPILWLSTALLILGSITIHRSLYYVRLEKQQQFRNCLNLTFLLGGAFFVIQTLGLMNVLRQHGELLLSLDPAQDSYRYLSSYGMLFAFVLLHAVHFIVAFGVLGYVIYKAYLYEYDHEYHWGVHACSVVWHFLGVIWICMLLLFCFVG
- a CDS encoding cytochrome C oxidase subunit IV family protein; its protein translation is MSDHVESDAHGEEAQSCHVHIVPVKVLVGVFLALVFLTIVTVEAAKYDTGSVDVIVSMAIATAKASLVVFIFMHLWYDKPLNRITFFFSICFAAFFLCMILLDSHAYDHYVKGFQEDNAPVAAEAPAAPAAPAGEQAAPAAAPEAAEKKAAPEAKAEKAPEAESKPAPEKPAADKK